The following coding sequences are from one uncultured Desulfobacter sp. window:
- a CDS encoding B12-binding domain-containing radical SAM protein, whose protein sequence is MNILLIYPEFPDTFWSFNHAVSFIGKKAAFPPLGLLTVAALLPEKWSKKLVDTNVERLSDTDLLWADMVFMGGMTVQRESACQIIDRCKALLVPIVCGGPLFTAEPEQFGTADHLVLDEAELTLPLFLSDLEKGQAKKIYRAEGFSDLGETPVPLWHLLKINRYAALSIQFSRGCPFNCDFCNVTALFGHRPRLKTPGQIIGELDRIYDMGWRSSIFFVDDNFIGNKRFLKSHLLPALIQWRSDKKGCVFFTESSINLADDPDLLSLMVKAGFDSVFIGIESPDETALSECHKIQNKNRDLLESVAIIHRSGLQVMGGFIVGFDSDPPSIFQRQIDFIQNSGIVMAMVGMLQAPPGTRLFDRLQRQSRVVRPFTGDNVDGTTNILPRMGMEALSKGYQRIMKQIYSPANYYRRVKTQLRALTPPEVFQPLDFQRFLSFFRASLRLGILGKERFCYWQLILWTLLRKPRLISLAVTLSIYGYHYRKICERYIYMRSKNGQ, encoded by the coding sequence ATGAATATTTTATTGATTTATCCCGAATTTCCTGACACTTTCTGGTCCTTTAATCATGCGGTCAGTTTCATCGGCAAAAAAGCTGCGTTTCCCCCATTGGGCCTTCTGACGGTGGCTGCGCTGCTGCCAGAAAAATGGTCCAAGAAACTTGTGGATACCAATGTAGAACGCCTGAGCGACACGGACCTTTTATGGGCGGACATGGTCTTTATGGGGGGAATGACGGTTCAGCGCGAATCCGCCTGCCAGATTATTGACCGGTGCAAAGCCTTGCTGGTGCCCATCGTCTGCGGCGGTCCTCTTTTTACGGCTGAACCGGAGCAATTCGGGACTGCGGATCACCTGGTGCTGGATGAAGCCGAGCTGACACTGCCCCTGTTTTTATCAGACCTGGAAAAGGGCCAGGCAAAAAAGATCTATCGGGCGGAAGGGTTCAGTGACCTTGGTGAGACGCCGGTTCCCCTGTGGCATCTGTTGAAGATAAATCGGTATGCCGCATTGAGCATCCAGTTTTCCAGGGGATGCCCCTTTAACTGCGATTTTTGCAATGTCACCGCATTGTTCGGACACAGGCCCCGGCTGAAAACCCCCGGCCAGATCATTGGGGAACTTGACCGTATCTATGATATGGGCTGGCGGAGCAGCATATTTTTTGTGGATGATAATTTTATCGGCAACAAGCGATTTCTGAAAAGCCATCTGCTTCCGGCCCTGATCCAATGGCGCAGTGATAAAAAGGGATGTGTCTTTTTCACAGAATCTTCCATCAACCTGGCCGATGATCCGGACCTGCTTTCCCTGATGGTAAAGGCGGGATTTGACTCGGTCTTCATCGGTATCGAATCCCCGGATGAAACCGCCTTGAGCGAATGCCATAAAATTCAAAATAAAAACAGGGATCTGCTTGAAAGCGTGGCCATCATCCACCGCAGCGGCCTGCAGGTGATGGGCGGGTTTATCGTGGGATTTGACAGTGACCCGCCCTCCATTTTTCAACGCCAGATCGATTTTATCCAGAACAGTGGAATCGTCATGGCCATGGTGGGGATGCTTCAGGCCCCTCCCGGAACCCGGCTGTTTGACAGGCTTCAGCGCCAGAGCCGGGTGGTCAGGCCATTTACGGGCGATAATGTGGACGGCACAACCAATATTCTGCCCCGGATGGGAATGGAGGCGCTGTCAAAGGGGTATCAACGGATCATGAAACAGATTTATTCCCCGGCAAATTATTACCGGCGGGTCAAGACCCAGTTGCGGGCCCTCACGCCCCCGGAGGTGTTCCAGCCCCTGGATTTCCAGCGGTTTCTCTCTTTTTTCAGGGCAAGCCTCAGGCTGGGTATCCTGGGAAAAGAGCGGTTCTGCTATTGGCAGTTGATTCTATGGACCCTCCTTAGAAAACCCCGGCTGATTTCCCTGGCCGTGACCTTATCTATATACGGGTATCATTACCGGAAAATCTGTGAACGTTATATTTATATGAGGAGTAAAAATGGTCAATAA